In one window of Camelina sativa cultivar DH55 chromosome 15, Cs, whole genome shotgun sequence DNA:
- the LOC104745353 gene encoding salicylate/benzoate carboxyl methyltransferase-like has product MDTRLIDTLPSLSYIDDKKCDDEYAFVKALRMSGGDGANSYSANSRLQRRVLSMAQPVLVKNTKEMMMNLDFPTYIKVAELGCSSGQNTFVAISEIINTINVLCQHVNKNPPEIDCCLNDLPENDFNTTFKFVPLFNKEMTNKAPCFVYGAPGSFYSRLFSRNSLHFIHSSYALHFLSKVPERLENNEGNVYITSSSPESVYNAYLNQFQNDFTLFLRLRSEEVVSNGHMVLTLIGRNTLSDPLYRDCCHFWTLLSKSLRDLVFEGLVSKSKLDTFNMPFYDPNVHELKEVIRKEGSFEINELEAHRFDLGHSNCDYYEEDGYEAGRNEANCIRVVTEPMLTAHFGEDIIDTLFDKYAHHVTQHANCRNKTSVSHVLSLIKK; this is encoded by the exons ATGGATACAAGGCTCATCGACACCTTACCTTCCTTAAG CTATATTGATGATAAGAAGTGTGATGATGAATATGCGTTTGTGAAAGCTCTACGTATGAGTGGTGGAGATGGAGCCAATAGTTACTCTGCCAATTCTCGTCTTCAG AGAAGAGTTTTATCGATGGCCCAACCAGTCTtggtaaaaaacacaaaagaaatgatgatgaaCTTAGACTTTCCTACGTACATCAAAGTTGCTGAATTGGGTTGTTCTTCCGGACAAAACACGTTTGTGGCTATCTCTGAGATCATTAACACCATTAATGTGTTGTGCCAACATGTGAACAAAAATCCACCAGAAATCGATTGTTGTCTCAACGATCTCCCGGAAAACGATTTCAACACGACCTTCAAGTTTGTACCTTTGTTCAACAAGGAGATGACAAACAAAGCACCGTGTTTTGTCTATGGAGCTCCAGGTTCTTTCTATTCCAGGCTCTTCTCTCGCAACAGCCTCCATTTTATACATTCCTCTTACGCTCTCCATTTTCTCTCTAAG GTTCCTGAGAGACTCGAGAATAATGAGGGGAATGTGTACATAACAAGTTCGAGTCCTGAGAGTGTATACAATGCTTACCTGAATCAGTTCCAAAATGATTTCACGCTGTTTCTAAGGTTACGTTCTGAAGAAGTTGTCTCTAATGGACATATGGTTCTTACCTTAATCGGAAGAAACACTCTTAGCGATCCATTATATAGAGATTGTTGTCACTTTTGGACACTGCTATCAAAATCTCTCCGCGACCTAGTCTTCGAG GGGCTTGTCAGTAAATCAAAGCTGGATACGTTCAACATGCCGTTTTATGATCCAAACGTACATGAACTCAAAGAAGTGATAAGAAAAGAAGGCTCTTTTGAAATCAATGAATTGGAGGCACATAGATTCGATCTTGGTCATAGTAACTGTGACTATTACGAAGAAGATGGGTATGAAGCAGGACGCAATGAAGCCAATTGTATAAGAGTAGTTACTGAACCAATGCTCACTGCACATTTTGGAGAAGACATCATCGATACCTTGTTTGATAAGTACGCACACCATGTGACTCAACATGCCAACTGTAGGAACAAAACGTCTGTCAGTCATGTCCTTTCGTTGATTAAGAAATAA